Proteins found in one Diorhabda carinulata isolate Delta chromosome 11, icDioCari1.1, whole genome shotgun sequence genomic segment:
- the LOC130899719 gene encoding zinc finger protein draculin-like → MMPIEIKLESNDEQEQVKVKIEPVTENDLKTDNSSVDLPEELCPQVKIEPSACSSSENVIKTEIKSELYGDIDIKQYNLDVSDNIVDIHEENLNISFEELNALNDDFTIIENETTVYKCQICGDIFIKYQEYRLHKKNHYIEKRRCHICHKVQQSLGVLEEHVNKHLGLKPYKCEECDKCFASKNHLSLHKRCHNTSEIYKCAKCGKEFRTSASLRSHRFVHYEKIIEDFKCKVCGHSSVDETKHKLHMSMHAKKAEIKCGLCNKAFNTERGLESHLSTHNELQFPCEFCGKIYPSMYRIKRHIKRAHAPCKCEHCGQVFHDRFLYNKHIKEHSQQTKYECEYCQKVFEKAKNLSEHFRLQHKQDDEKRKCPICEKEFINKALLRNHIKTHDKCFKCKVCDKVFSSRYNLEIHTNTHSGAKNFKCDICNNYFASKTSLKNHIATHSEERKFQCEICAKTFKTSRRLYTHSQSHATEEKYQCEICLQKFRVKQYLKAHMYRHSKVKPFSCDVCQKRFKHKKTKEKHMRIGKHQQKVPEGQEEHDCDFCDETFSSRDFLLDHFAAVHHNENVINECGTEETDTKELNHGDGDNVDEVMKTETDAVVF, encoded by the exons atgatgccaatagaaataaaattggaatCAAATGACGAACAAGAACAAGTAAAAGTTAAAATAGAACCTGTAACTGAAAATGACCTAAAAACAGATAATTCAAGTGTTGATTTACCGGAAGAACTATGTCCACAAGTTAAAATAGAACCATCAGCATGTTCCTCAAGcgaaaatgtgataaaaactgaaataaagtCGGAATTATACGGGGATATCGATATTAAGCAATATAACTTGGATGTATCTGATAATATCGTAGATATTCACGAAGAAAACTTGAATATATCGTTTGAAGAATTGAATGCATTAAACGACGATTTTACTATAATTGAAAACGAAACGACTGTGTACAAGTGTCAAATATGTGGAGACATTTTCATCAAGTATCAAGAATACAGATTACATAAAAAGAATCATTATATAGAAAAGAGAAGATGCCACATTTGCCATAAAGTTCAACAGAGTCTCGGTGTGCTAGAAGAACATGTTAACAAGCATCTGGGTCTCAAACCGTACAAATGTGAAGAATGTGACAAATGTTTTGCTTCAAAGAACCATCTTAGTTTACACAAAAGATGCCATAATACTAGCGAAATTTATAAATGCGCGAAATGCGGAAAGGAATTTAGAACTAGTGCTTCGTTACGTAGTCACCGTTTTGTGCATTATGAGAAGATAATTGAAGATTTTAAATGCAAGGTTTGCGGTCACAGTTCAGTCGACGAAACCAAGCACAAACTCCACATGTCGATGCACGCGAAAAAAGCCGAAATTAAATGTGGATTGTGTAACAAAGCTTTCAATACCGAACGTGGTTTAGAGAGTCATTTAAGTACTCACAATGAATTACAATTTCCGTGTGAATTTTGCGGTAAAATATACCCTTCGATGTACAGGATCAAGAGGCATATTAAAAGAGCTCATGCGCCTTGCAAGTGTGAACATTGCGGTCAG GTATTTCATGATCGTTTTCTTTATAATAAGCATATTAAAGAACACAGCCAGCAAACCAAATACGAATGTGAATACTGCcagaaagtttttgaaaaagcCAAAAACTTATCGGAACATTTCCGTCTTCAGCACAAACAAGATGACGAGAAAAGAAAGTGCCCCATTTGCGAAAAGGAATTCATCAATAAGGCATTATTGAGAAACCACATTAAAACTCACGATAAATGCTTCAAATGTAAAGTTTGTGATAAAGTTTTCTCATCCag ATATAATTTGGAAATACATACAAACACACATTCCGGCGCTAAGAATTTCAAGTGcgatatttgtaataattattttgctaGCAAAACTAGTCTCAAAAATCACATCGCTACCCATTCCGAAGAAAGGAAGTTTCAGTGCGAGATTTGCgctaaaacattcaaaacttCGAGAAGATTATACACTCACAGCCAAAGTCATGCTACAGAAGAAAAATATCAGTGCGAAATTTGTCTTCAGAAATTTAG agtTAAACAGTACCTCAAAGCTCACATGTACAGACATTCCAAAGTAAAACCGTTTTCGTGCGATGTTTGCCAAAAACGATTCAAACATAAAAAGACTAAAGAAAAACATATGCGTATAGGAAAACATCAACAAAAAGTTCCGGAAGGGCAAGAAGAACACGATTGCGATTTTTGTGACGAAACTTTTTCGAGTAGAGACTTTTTACTCGATCATTTCGCCGCAGTTCATCATAACGAAAACGTAATCAACGAATGCGGTACAGAAGAAACTGACACTAAAGAATTAAATCACGGTGATGGCGATAATGTCGATGAGGTTATGAAAACGGAAACAGACGCTGTGGTATTTTAA
- the LOC130899725 gene encoding uncharacterized protein LOC130899725: protein MHIDKMINFSYNYMYDPLFLLFIAFDIGKARNYEELSEADSVSMENIDELLSVNSDANTVEITKQNNDLEESLQNQIRMSQMFKEVNRNYREHFPICDHVSDENRELSLPQIYKERLLMDRKRCSLISDIWKYVKPGQKKKLRLNNCKFTVNPVYDDKQTHSRIINNQKYTKKTSLGRNITLSNTLNAKTNLHEDIIYECSEENYNSLNNIYFNPVYSPLPSTRLENIVSNNQLRLCNRSSGENQMKLSAKTEKYVIRHIKIRIMLSLRVGKFQKINKKRNNFSFMKKCVKKDDNVNAMRVARIHDEQRRIGNGRTSVKIQNMR from the coding sequence ATGCatattgataaaatgataaatttttcgtaTAATTATATGTACGATccattgtttttgttatttattgccTTTGATATAGGAAAAGCACGAAACTACGAAGAATTATCAGAAGCAGATTCAGTTTCTATGGAAAATATCGATGAACTTCTTTCTGTAAACAGTGACGCGAATACGGTcgaaattacaaaacaaaataatgaccTTGAAGAAAGTTTACAAAACCAAATTAGAATGTCACAGATGTTTAAAGAGGTTAACAGAAATTACAGAGAACATTTCCCAATATGCGATCACGTTTCCGATGAAAATAGAGAGTTGAGTCTTCCTCAGATTTATAAAGAAAGATTATTGATGGATAGAAAAAGGTGCAGTTTGATATCTGATATATGGAAATACGTAAAGCCTGgccaaaaaaagaaattgcgATTAAACAATTGTAAATTTACTGTGAACCCTGTATACGATGATAAACAAACTCATTCGCGtataataaacaatcaaaagTACACAAAAAAAACTAGTCTAGGAAGGAACATAACCTTATCCAATACTTTGAACGCTAAAACTAATTTACACGAAGATATTATCTATGAATGTtcagaagaaaattataattcgttgaataatatttatttcaacccAGTTTATTCTCCATTACCTTCAACGAGACTCGAAAATATAGTTTCCAATAAtcaattgaggttatgtaacaGATCATCTGGTGAAAATCAAATGAAACTTAGTGCGAAAACGGAAAAATATGTCATAAGGCACATTAAAATAAGGATAATGTTGTCGTTGAGAGTCggaaaatttcagaaaattaacaaaaaacgtaacaatttttcttttatgaaaaaatgtgtgaaaaaagACGATAACGTGAATGCAATGAGGGTTGCTAGGATTCACGACGAGCAAAGGAGAATCGGGAATGGTAGGACATcggttaaaattcaaaatatgaggtaa
- the LOC130899724 gene encoding uncharacterized protein LOC130899724 isoform X1, translating to MSVNNIFIKIILEMGVVSGLTTPFDHSMTTKLFKLIHVSFGICFVTYTLVQMKCDVINSLESWPIWSNIVSAIMFLPKLNENKGIYRKFSTTILVIRRKMKRGKDYFKIFVFFISTIVWSWYISSSFVYIYVHKINFFMILTIAFWFIIILRLCILILIFSEISSIICGTYINVNNSMKEVFVRKFCFVTIFDKRIRKMRRDIMRLHQLIDYVNRIFGQVNLLLFIETFHHILLWFCYFILLNTNFSIQIFVLCIILTMFSVIVILSCDRVEKKAEELIKTCIYIQASTGDENALALANLVKELRPKFSAAGFFDINQRILPSFFSNLSTYLIIILQFKLSSL from the exons ATGAgcgtaaacaatatttttattaaaataatactcGAGATGGGGGTGGTTTCCGGTTTGACAACTCCATTCGATCATTCCATGACCACGAAACTGTTCAAACTCATTCACGTATCGTTCGGAATTTGTTTTGTGACTTACACGTTGGTTCAAATGAAGTGCGACGTGATTAATTCGTTGGAATCGTGGCCTATTTGGAGTAATATAGTGTCGGCGATAATGTTTTTaccaaaattaaatgaaaataaagggatttatcgaaaattttcgACTACGATACTTGtcattagaagaaaaatgaaacgaggaaaagattatttcaaaattttcgtctTTTTTATATCAACGATTGTATGGAGTTGGTATATATCGAgtagttttgtttatatttacgttcacaaaatcaactttttcatGATACTCACGATCGCGTTTTGGTTTATCATCATTCTCCGATTGTGTAttctaattttgatattttcggAAATATCGAGTATCATTTGTGGTACTTATATAAACGTGAATAATAGTATGAAGGAAGTTTTCGTTCGTAAATTCTGTTTCgtaacaatttttgataaacgAATCAGAAAAATGAGAAGAGATATAATGCGGCTTCACCAACTTATCGATTACGTCAATCGTATTTTTGGACAGGTCAACTTGTTATTGTTCATCGAAACTTTTCACCACATTCTATTATGGTTCTGCTATTTCAtacttttaaatacaaatttcagcattcaaatttttgttttgtgtatTATACTAACG aTGTTCTCTGTGATAGTAATCCTATCTTGCGACAGAGTGGAAAAAAAAGCTGAAGAACTCATAAAAACCTGTATTTATATTCAAGCATCTACAGGCGACGAAAATGCGTTAGCTTTAGCTAACCTAGTCAAAGAACTACGACCCAAATTTTCAGCTGCtggattttttgatataaaccAGAGGATACTACCTAGTTTCTTTTCGAACCTATCGACGTATTTAATCATTATCTTGCAATTTAAATTATCATCTTTGTAA
- the LOC130899724 gene encoding uncharacterized protein LOC130899724 isoform X3, which produces MFVWETTRFIISKYKTTIGNIEKLFTQDYHNYSSFLECKTQVESNLVTLDKCVKLFNAVLGKYILSMMIVAFVAVVTFFHYYINSFEHRRLDINIGSTVLNILLVMFSVIVILSCDRVEKKAEELIKTCIYIQASTGDENALALANLVKELRPKFSAAGFFDINQRILPSFFSNLSTYLIIILQFKLSSL; this is translated from the exons ATGTTCGTGTGGGAAACTACACgatttataatttcgaaatacaaAACAACGATCGGAAACATCGAAAAGCTGTTTACCCAAGATTATCATAATTATAGTAGTTTTTTGGAATGTAAAACTCAAGTGGAAAGTAATTTGGTGACGCTGGATAAATGTGTGAAGTTGTTTAACGCCGTATTGGGAAAATATATACTATCAATGATGATCGTCGCTTTCGTAGCtgtagttacattttttcattactaTATCAATAGTTTTGAACACAGACGTTTGGATATTAATATCGGTAGTACGGTTTTGAACATACTGCTTGTG aTGTTCTCTGTGATAGTAATCCTATCTTGCGACAGAGTGGAAAAAAAAGCTGAAGAACTCATAAAAACCTGTATTTATATTCAAGCATCTACAGGCGACGAAAATGCGTTAGCTTTAGCTAACCTAGTCAAAGAACTACGACCCAAATTTTCAGCTGCtggattttttgatataaaccAGAGGATACTACCTAGTTTCTTTTCGAACCTATCGACGTATTTAATCATTATCTTGCAATTTAAATTATCATCTTTGTAA
- the LOC130899724 gene encoding uncharacterized protein LOC130899724 isoform X2, producing the protein MLKTPDKLFIYVPNNKEIQRSSKYEEMINEIKFSKISTFKNLEITVKKINEGIEYFNNGMGKQMLMVVIISFGSILSSFDFILFTSSKLVVLRQVISWMIGNIWLVMFSVIVILSCDRVEKKAEELIKTCIYIQASTGDENALALANLVKELRPKFSAAGFFDINQRILPSFFSNLSTYLIIILQFKLSSL; encoded by the exons ATGTTAAAAACGccagacaaattattcatatacgttccaaataataaagaaatacaaagaaG CTCCAAATATGAAGAAATGATTAACGAAATTAAATTCTCGAAAATAtccacttttaaaaatttagaaataacagtaaaaaaaattaacgaagggatcgaatatttcaataatggcatgggtaaacaaatgctgatgGTGGTAATTATTTCATTTGGATCAATTCTTTCCAgttttgatttcattttgtTCACCAGTTCAAAATTAGTCGTATTACGACAGGTTATTAGTTGGATGATCGGAAATATTTGGTTGGTG aTGTTCTCTGTGATAGTAATCCTATCTTGCGACAGAGTGGAAAAAAAAGCTGAAGAACTCATAAAAACCTGTATTTATATTCAAGCATCTACAGGCGACGAAAATGCGTTAGCTTTAGCTAACCTAGTCAAAGAACTACGACCCAAATTTTCAGCTGCtggattttttgatataaaccAGAGGATACTACCTAGTTTCTTTTCGAACCTATCGACGTATTTAATCATTATCTTGCAATTTAAATTATCATCTTTGTAA